Proteins encoded by one window of Rutidosis leptorrhynchoides isolate AG116_Rl617_1_P2 chromosome 7, CSIRO_AGI_Rlap_v1, whole genome shotgun sequence:
- the LOC139859473 gene encoding uncharacterized protein codes for MADRDANATGPTNPGTYRAPDEGVGSDDDQMSYIWELEKYSGSSDPTETLNWLMEVERALEACQCEPELRVIYNCRLLKGRAMVWWNALVASIPKEYVNQITWEQFQGKVCEQYCTSFDLNRLKTEFLEMKMTRQMTIDEVIGQFMDKFRFVAQWVPDETSRIQHFVNVILPEYRTSVRMATSLSQAFVMAKMVESDLKAARGVIPGSMMTSSGQVTSQSSSKSKKSFGFRQKGKTQQSSTGSGSGKGDWCKICRSSHRGQCSEATRRCMKCGVTGHESQACSFPSNVCWNCHHSGHRAVNCPSTKSVSSGAGSGSGIRSASVGVSTASSGQKRKNPPTAEARAFQMTVEAATTTDEVITCMFLINSIPARVLFDCGENKSFMSLDFCAKLNLPITVLPESIRVEVGDRKITTVTTFVTGASIDIEGKSFPMTSDGTRVIARGERGGYSFSLISMMKARKSLSKGCESFLAYVVDGKKEKKVIDNIPIFSEFPEVFPDELPGLPLIREVEYKIELVPGATPVAKAPYRLVPSEIREMMSQIQELLDRGCRCGGRVVLKTSQTAKNPDRRFYRCASKMYDCGYFEWVDPPMNAAQ; via the exons ATGGCAGACAGAGATGCAAACGCTACCGGACCGACAAACCCCGGAACGTACAGGGCACCTGACGAGGGTGTTGGGTCCGATGATGATCAGATGAGTTATATTTGGGAATTAGAAA AATATTCAGGAAGTTCAGATCCGACAGAAACCTTGAATTGGTTAATGGAAGTTGAAAGGGCGTTGGAAGCGTGTCAATGTGAGCCGGAGTTGAGAGTTATATATAACTGTAGATTGCTGAAGGGTAGGGCGATGGTTTGGTGGAATGCACTAGTGGCAAGTATTCCGAAAGAATATGTGAATCAGATTACTTGGGAACAGTTCCAAggaaaagtttgtgagcagtattgtaccTCTTTTGATCTCAACCGATTGAAAACTGAATTTTTAGAAATGAAAATGACACGCCAGATGACAATTGATGAAGTGATTGGTCAATTTATGGATAAGTTTAGGTTTGTAGctcagtgggttccagatgaaacATCAAGGATCCAACATTTTGTAAATGTGATTTTGCCAGAATATCGAACATCAGTAAGAATGGCAACGAGTTTGTCTCAGGCCTTTGTTATGGCCAAAATGGTGGAAAGTGATTTGAAAGCGGCAAGAGGTGTAATTCCAGGAAGTATGATGACTTCAAGTGGTCAAGTGACTAGTCAGTCTAGTAGTAAGTCAAAGAAATCGTTTGGGTTTAGGCAGAAGGGTAAGACTCAACAAAGTAGTACTGGGTCTGGTTCAGGTAAAGGGGACTGGTGCAAGATATGTAGGTCGTCACATAGGGGTCAGTGTTCAGAAGCCACGAGGCGATGCATGAAGTGTGGTGTTACTGGACATGAATCTCAGGCGTGTTCGTTTCCAAGCAATGTTTGTTGGAACTGTCATCATTCAGGGCATCGAGCAGTAAATTGTCCGTCTACAAAGAGTgtgagttccggggcagggtcagggtcaGGTATACGTTCTGCATCGGTCGGAGTTtctactgcctcgagtgggcaaaagagaaagaatcctccaacagctgaAGCTAGGGCTTTCCAGATGACAGTTGAGGCAGCCACTACTACTGATGAAGTGATTACCTGTATGtttttaatcaactcaatacctgcgcgtgtattgtttgattgtggtgaaaATAAGTCTTTTATGTCGTTAGACttttgtgctaagttgaatttacctatTACTGTGTTGCCTGAATCGATTAGAGTAGAGGTAGGTGATAGAAAGATCACAACCGTCACAACGTTTGTGACTGGGGCTAGTATTGATATTGAAGGAAAGTCATTTCctatgactt CTGATGGAACCCGTGTTATAGCCCGAGGGGAACGGGGTGGGTATAGTTTTTCGTTGATATCAATGATGAAAGCCAGGAAATCTTTATCCAAAGGGTGTGAATCGTTCCTAGCTTATGTAGTAGAtggtaagaaagaaaagaaagtaaTAGACAATATTCCAATATTTTCAGAGTTTCCGGAAGTGTTTCCAGACGAGTTACCAGGGTTACCGCTgataagagaagtagagtataagattgaattggtgccTGGAGCCACTCCAGTTGCCAAAGCCCCGTATCGTTTAGTGCCGTCAGAAATTCGTGAGATGATGTCACAAATTCAGgagctattagatcgtgg TTGTCGTTGTGGAGGACGTGTGGTGCTCAAAACATCTCAGACAGCTAAAAACCCTGATCGACGTTTTTACAGATGTGCATCAAAGATGTATGATTGTGGGTATTTCGAATGGGTTGATCCACCTATGAATGCTGCACAATAG